One Serinicoccus chungangensis genomic window carries:
- a CDS encoding DUF305 domain-containing protein: MSDPVVEQDPTPPASRPRDRWRTFGAPALAAVTVLALCLGALVGWLAFGDRTPPDDGADAGFARDMSEHHAQAVQMSQLVMQRTEDEDVRRLAVDISNNQGYERGMMGTWLDDWGLPRARGEERMAWMSMEDMEGHDHAAMTDLPEGVPMPGMASPTEIQELTDASGQEAEVLFLQLMTTHHISGVEMAEAAVAQATQPEVLLAAQKMVDAQQGEIILMRDMLAERDATPREDVEAWLAEQEAEESTGSGGTVPGEGSGHADH, from the coding sequence GTGAGCGACCCCGTCGTCGAGCAGGACCCCACCCCGCCCGCATCCCGCCCCCGCGACCGCTGGCGCACCTTCGGGGCGCCGGCGCTCGCGGCGGTGACCGTCCTCGCGCTGTGCCTCGGGGCCCTCGTGGGGTGGCTGGCCTTCGGTGACCGGACCCCGCCCGACGACGGCGCGGACGCCGGCTTCGCCCGGGACATGAGCGAGCACCACGCCCAGGCGGTCCAGATGTCGCAGCTGGTGATGCAGCGCACGGAGGACGAGGACGTGCGCCGGCTGGCGGTCGACATCAGCAACAACCAGGGCTACGAGCGCGGGATGATGGGGACCTGGCTCGACGATTGGGGACTGCCCCGGGCGCGGGGCGAGGAGCGGATGGCCTGGATGTCGATGGAGGACATGGAGGGTCACGACCACGCGGCGATGACGGACCTGCCGGAGGGGGTGCCGATGCCCGGTATGGCCTCGCCCACCGAGATCCAGGAGCTCACCGACGCCTCCGGCCAGGAGGCGGAGGTGCTCTTCCTCCAGCTCATGACGACCCACCACATCTCCGGCGTGGAGATGGCCGAGGCCGCGGTCGCCCAGGCCACCCAGCCCGAGGTGCTGCTGGCCGCGCAGAAGATGGTCGATGCCCAGCAGGGCGAGATCATCCTCATGCGCGACATGCTGGCCGAGCGGGACGCCACCCCCCGCGAGGACGTCGAGGCCTGGCTGGCCGAGCAGGAGGCCGAGGAGTCCACCGGCTCCGGGGGCACCGTCCCCGGCGAGGGCTCCGGGCACGCCGACCACTGA
- a CDS encoding DUF3105 domain-containing protein — translation MPRPDRTPAASDRAAKAAKIQKAGAAAERRRGALIWGSAVAVVVLIIGAVVFAVVRDSPALADLSAVEDFDNTAADHRNEPIDYDSAVPPGGPHHPAWWDCGVYPEEVPTEHAVHSLEHGAVWLTYQPDLPAEQVEVLTSLGDADYMLVSPVPDQESPVMATSWNHQLALDTADEKILQAFIREYKQAPDTPELGAACTGGTVTDLVARQ, via the coding sequence ATGCCCCGACCCGACCGCACCCCCGCGGCGTCCGACCGAGCCGCCAAGGCGGCCAAGATCCAGAAGGCCGGCGCCGCCGCCGAGCGCCGCAGGGGCGCCCTCATCTGGGGATCGGCGGTCGCCGTCGTGGTCCTCATCATCGGCGCGGTCGTCTTCGCCGTCGTCCGGGACTCCCCCGCCCTGGCCGACCTGTCGGCCGTCGAGGACTTCGACAACACCGCGGCCGACCACCGCAACGAGCCGATCGACTACGACTCCGCCGTGCCGCCGGGCGGTCCGCACCACCCCGCGTGGTGGGACTGCGGGGTCTACCCGGAGGAGGTGCCGACCGAGCACGCGGTTCACTCGCTCGAGCACGGGGCGGTGTGGCTGACCTACCAGCCCGACCTGCCCGCCGAGCAGGTCGAGGTGCTCACCTCCCTGGGCGACGCCGACTACATGCTCGTGAGCCCGGTCCCCGACCAGGAGTCGCCGGTCATGGCGACGTCGTGGAACCACCAGCTCGCGCTGGACACCGCGGACGAGAAGATCCTGCAGGCCTTCATCCGGGAGTACAAGCAGGCGCCGGACACGCCCGAGCTGGGCGCGGCGTGCACGGGTGGGACGGTGACCGACCTGGTGGCGCGTCAGTGA
- a CDS encoding DUF4233 domain-containing protein, which translates to MTPGTLTRRLCATTLIAQALSVALGALVAWRLAQTTDDPRAGAFLWGGLALAGLCVVAAGALRSRWGILLGWVVQFLTLAAGVVLPAMFVVAGLFGFLWWLCLTQGIRMDRLTAQRAAAEREQEGS; encoded by the coding sequence GTGACTCCCGGCACCCTCACCCGACGTCTGTGCGCCACGACGCTGATCGCCCAGGCCCTGTCGGTCGCCCTCGGCGCGCTCGTCGCGTGGCGGCTGGCGCAGACCACCGACGACCCCCGGGCGGGCGCCTTCCTGTGGGGAGGGCTGGCGCTGGCCGGCCTGTGCGTCGTGGCAGCAGGGGCCCTGCGCAGCCGGTGGGGGATCCTCCTGGGCTGGGTCGTCCAGTTCCTCACCCTGGCCGCCGGGGTCGTGCTCCCGGCCATGTTCGTCGTCGCCGGGCTCTTCGGCTTCCTGTGGTGGCTCTGTCTCACCCAGGGCATCCGGATGGACCGGCTGACCGCCCAGCGGGCGGCCGCGGAGCGCGAGCAGGAGGGGAGCTGA
- a CDS encoding undecaprenyl-diphosphate phosphatase: MDLFSAVVLGIVQGLTEFLPISSSAHVSIVGRLLGQEDPGAAFTAITQLGTEAAVLLYFWRDIVRIVRAWSASLVGRVPRDDPDAVLGWWVILGTLPIGILGLLLQDWIETDLRSLWLTATMLLVFALVILAAERVGRQERQLTELTWRQGLGFGLWQALALVPGVSRSGGTIAGGLFMGFTREAAARYSFLLAIPAVLASGGLQLVKVVTGDAIGSGTGWGAIAVATLLAFLVGYAVIAWFMRYITTHTFTPFMIYRIVLALVLFGLLGAGVLQP; this comes from the coding sequence GTGGACCTGTTCAGCGCCGTCGTCCTCGGCATCGTGCAGGGGCTCACCGAGTTCCTGCCGATCTCCTCCAGCGCGCACGTCTCGATCGTCGGTCGGCTGCTCGGGCAGGAGGACCCGGGCGCCGCCTTCACCGCCATCACCCAGCTCGGCACCGAGGCCGCCGTCCTGCTCTACTTCTGGCGCGACATCGTGCGGATCGTCCGGGCGTGGTCCGCCTCGCTCGTCGGCCGCGTCCCGCGCGACGACCCGGACGCCGTGCTCGGCTGGTGGGTCATCCTCGGCACCCTGCCCATCGGCATCCTCGGGCTGCTCCTGCAGGACTGGATCGAGACCGACCTGCGCAGCCTGTGGCTCACCGCCACCATGCTGCTGGTCTTCGCGCTGGTCATCCTGGCCGCCGAGCGGGTCGGCCGGCAGGAGCGCCAGCTCACCGAGCTGACGTGGCGCCAGGGCCTGGGCTTCGGGCTGTGGCAGGCGCTCGCCCTCGTCCCCGGCGTCTCGCGCAGCGGCGGCACCATCGCCGGTGGCCTCTTCATGGGCTTCACCCGGGAGGCGGCGGCCCGCTACTCCTTCCTCCTGGCCATCCCCGCGGTCCTGGCCTCGGGCGGGCTGCAGCTCGTCAAGGTCGTCACCGGCGACGCGATCGGCTCGGGCACCGGCTGGGGCGCCATCGCGGTGGCCACCCTGCTCGCCTTCCTCGTGGGGTATGCGGTCATCGCCTGGTTCATGCGCTACATCACCACGCACACCTTCACGCCGTTCATGATCTACCGCATCGTCCTGGCGCTCGTGCTCTTCGGGCTGCTCGGCGCCGGGGTCCTGCAGCCCTGA
- the ndk gene encoding nucleoside-diphosphate kinase encodes MTDTTAPQTERSLVLVKPDGYRRGLSGEVLRRIEAKGYTLAALAVLTPSREQLEAHYAEHEGKPFYEPLLEFMSSGPVTAAVIEGHGCIPGFRSLAGATDPTAAAPGTIRGDHGRDWGLKVQQNIVHGSDSPESAEREIAIWFPTQG; translated from the coding sequence GTGACCGACACCACCGCCCCCCAGACCGAACGCTCCCTCGTCCTCGTCAAGCCCGACGGCTACCGGCGCGGGCTGTCCGGGGAGGTGCTGCGCCGGATCGAGGCCAAGGGCTACACCCTCGCCGCGCTGGCGGTCCTCACCCCGTCGCGCGAGCAGCTCGAGGCGCACTACGCCGAGCACGAGGGCAAGCCGTTCTACGAGCCGCTGCTGGAGTTCATGTCCTCCGGGCCGGTGACCGCCGCCGTCATCGAGGGCCACGGCTGCATCCCGGGCTTCCGGTCCCTGGCGGGGGCGACCGACCCGACCGCCGCGGCGCCGGGCACCATCCGCGGCGACCACGGTCGCGACTGGGGGCTGAAGGTCCAGCAGAACATCGTCCACGGCTCGGACAGCCCCGAGTCCGCCGAGCGGGAGATCGCCATCTGGTTCCCGACCCAGGGCTGA
- a CDS encoding lanthionine synthetase LanC family protein, producing MRAALTGEPATAPAPGSLTGSSDHLDGLSGLLLATVGLGASSRETDAVGRALLDCGRADGEGWCHPGPTDGQGEAARPLTGLAHGSSGVLLALAHWLASDPAPALASAARERFLRTWLWESAWVDRVLGWPDLRDDPPAYPVLWCHGAAGVTAVRLELGRLAEAGVDLGVPATALRSQADAGLLLCREQVGLSAEAARRQLAEAGPASVRLDPHDAGLTLCHGLGGPLDVLAWAAAHGDTEHLEATRAAVLQVAGLLGEDPHLWPTGQRTRGGYGLFQGLSGTALVLARLARPELGLPSPGLFGVPV from the coding sequence GTGCGGGCCGCCCTCACCGGGGAACCGGCCACCGCCCCCGCTCCCGGGTCTCTCACGGGCTCCAGCGACCACCTCGACGGGTTGTCCGGGCTGCTGCTCGCGACGGTGGGCCTGGGGGCGTCGTCCCGCGAGACGGACGCCGTCGGGCGGGCGCTGCTCGACTGCGGCCGGGCCGACGGGGAGGGGTGGTGCCATCCGGGACCGACGGACGGGCAGGGTGAGGCGGCCCGGCCGCTCACCGGCCTGGCGCACGGCAGCAGCGGCGTCCTGCTCGCGCTCGCCCACTGGCTGGCGAGCGACCCGGCCCCCGCCCTGGCGAGCGCCGCGCGCGAGCGGTTCCTGCGGACCTGGCTCTGGGAGAGCGCCTGGGTCGACCGCGTGCTCGGCTGGCCGGACCTGCGGGACGACCCCCCGGCCTACCCCGTCCTGTGGTGCCACGGCGCCGCCGGGGTGACCGCGGTCCGGCTGGAGCTGGGCCGGCTCGCGGAGGCGGGCGTCGACCTCGGGGTGCCCGCGACCGCGCTGCGCAGCCAGGCGGACGCGGGGCTGCTGCTGTGCCGCGAGCAGGTGGGGCTGAGCGCCGAGGCGGCGCGTCGGCAGCTGGCGGAGGCCGGGCCGGCGTCGGTCCGGCTCGACCCCCACGACGCCGGGCTGACGCTGTGCCACGGCCTGGGCGGTCCGTTGGACGTCCTGGCGTGGGCGGCCGCGCACGGCGACACCGAGCACCTGGAGGCGACCCGCGCGGCGGTGCTGCAGGTGGCCGGGCTGCTCGGCGAGGACCCGCACCTCTGGCCGACGGGCCAGCGGACCCGCGGTGGCTACGGGCTGTTCCAGGGCCTGTCGGGCACGGCGCTCGTCCTGGCCCGGCTGGCGCGTCCGGAGCTCGGGTTGCCCTCGCCGGGGCTGTTCGGCGTCCCGGTGTGA